A single window of Anomaloglossus baeobatrachus isolate aAnoBae1 chromosome 5, aAnoBae1.hap1, whole genome shotgun sequence DNA harbors:
- the LOC142311145 gene encoding uncharacterized protein LOC142311145: protein MDGKSSRLNEKILQLTLEIIHLLTGEDYGPLKKFDHHVTANCHQIFEKLDTAKCPTMASPSLLLLHERYNDKKILDLTTKITELLTGEIPIRYDDIMVYFSLEEWEYLEEHKDLYQDVITENPQTSQDRFIPRESLDGCTSPLSPQTSAAENMEDNALDECEDFPIVVKTEILGVACDDPQCKPEDTLIDSNPDGNRRIISDECSHLTHSSEIGQTDIVQDFPPENHVFPNLHVVSYEHAGYSFGKPDIDAHSSPPEVDKSFSCLDCGKCFAHKSSLVDHQKSHTGEKPYSCAQCGKCFTRRWTLAEHKKTHEGLKPFYCSDCGKSFSVKSSLTEHQRIHTGEKPFSCSYCRKCFSHKSTLNQHQRIHTGEKPFPCLECGKSFNHKSALVEHQRMHTGVKPFKCPDCGKCFAYKSGLIEHQRNHTGSKPFSCSECGKCFTFKSTFISHQRIHTGEKPFSCIECGKRFRQRSNLVDHQRSHTGEKPFFCSECGKGFSKRSSLTEHQRMHTGERPFSCTECGRTFSHKSTLYEHKMSHSGLKMFPCSQCDKSFTNKSGLIRHWGTHSDDKPFPCSDCGKCFKLKSDLTRHQKIHAHEKSFLCTECGEGFTEKSALFQHQISHRIKNPVICSECGKCFAASSNLAKHRRVHTGEKPFSCTECGRSFTNKSNLVTHYRIHTGEKPFPCTECGRHFKQKKNLVKHQETHTKVVTLTVL, encoded by the exons ATGGACGGAAAAAGCAGCAGATTGAATGAAAAGATATTACAACTGACCCTGGAGATCATCCATCTGTTGACTGGGGAG GACTATGGACCTTTGAAAAAGTTTGATCACCATGTTACTGCCAATTGCCATCAAATCTTTGAAAAATTAGACACGGCTAAATGCCCTACTATGGCATCTCCATCTCTTCTCCTGTTACATGAGCGATACAATGATAAGAAGATCCTGGACCTCACCACTAAGATcactgagctgctgactggagag ATTCCTATTAGATACGACGACATCATGGTCTATTTCtccttggaggagtgggagtatttagaagaacaCAAGGATCTGTACCAGGACGTTATCACGGAGAATCCACAGACCTCACAGG ACAGGTTTATTCCGCGAGAGTCGCTGGACGGATGCACCAGTCCTCTATCTCCACAGACGTCTGCAGCAGAAAACATGGAAGATAATGCACTGGATGAGTGTGAG GATTTTCCTATTGTTGTGAAAACTGAAATTCTGGGGGTAGCGTGTGATGATCCGCAGTGCAAACCGGAGGATACTCTGATAGATAGTAACCCAG ATGGAAACCGCAGGATCATCTCTGATGAATGTTCACATTTGACTCACAGTTCTGAAATAGGACAAACAGACATCGTGCAAGATTTCCCACCTGAAAACCATGTTTTCCCAAATCTACATGTTGTGTCTTATGAACATGCAGGCTATTCTTTTGGTAAGCCAGATATTGACGCTCACAGTTCACCCCCAGAAGTCGATAAAAGCTTTTCATGtttggattgtgggaaatgttttgcccaTAAATCATCTCTTGTTGATCACCAGaagagtcacacaggagagaagccgtactcATGTGcccaatgtgggaaatgtttcacacGAAGATGGACACTTGCTGAACATAAAAAAACTCATGAAGGATTAAAACCATTTTATTGTTCTGACTGTGGGAAATCTTTCTCAGTAAAATCTTCTCTGACTGAACATCAAAGAatacatacaggggagaagccattttcttgttcatacTGTAGAAAATGCTTTTCACACAAGTCAACGCTAAATCAGCATCAGAGGATCCACACTGGTGAGAAGCCATTCCCATGTTTGGAGTGCGGGAAATCCTTTAATCATAAATCTGCTCTTGTGGAACATCAGAGAATGCATACAGGTGTGAAACCTTTTAAGTGCCCTGATTGTGGGAAATGCTTTGCCTATAAATCAGGCCTTATTGAGCATCAGAGGAATCATACTGGTagcaaaccattttcatgttctgaatgtgggaaatgctttacatTTAAATCAACTTTTATTAGCCATCAGAGAATCCACACTggtgaaaagccattttcatgtataGAGTGTGGAAAGCGTTTCCGACAGAGATCGAACCTTGTTGACCATcagcgaagtcacacaggggagaagccattcttcTGTTCTGAGTGTGGTAAGGGTTTCTCCAAAAGGTCAAGTCTCACAGAGCATCAGAGAATGCACACCGGAGAACGTCCATTTTCTTGTACTGAATGTGGTAGAACTTTTTCTCACAAGTCTACTCTTTATGAACACAAAATGAGTCATTCTGGTCTGAAGATGTTCCCATGTTCTCAGTGCGACAAATCTTTCACCAACAAGTCTGGTCTCATACGACACTGGGGAACCCACTCTGATGATAAGCCATTTCCATGTTCTGATTGTGGTAAATGTTTCAAGCTAAAGTCAGATCTCACCAGACATCAGAAAATCCACGCACATGAGAAATCGTTTCTTTGTACGGAATGTGGGGAGGGCTTTACAGAGAAATCTGCGCTTTTCCAACATCAAATATCTCATAGAATTAAGAACCCTGTgatctgttcagaatgtgggaaatgttttgcagcaaGCTCGAACCTCGCTAAGCACCGGAGGGTGCACACAGGGGAAAAACCCTTTTCTTGCACTGAATGTGGGAGAAGCTTCACAAATAAGTCAAACCTCGTGACACATTACAGAATCCACACTGGCGAGAAGCCATTTCCATGCACTGAATGTGGGAGGCACTTTAAACAAAAAAAGAATCTCGTTAAACATCAGGAAACCCACACTAAAGTTGTTACTTTGACGGTACTGTAA